In Syntrophotaleaceae bacterium, a genomic segment contains:
- the nrfD gene encoding NrfD/PsrC family molybdoenzyme membrane anchor subunit: protein MNDSSTPALEVEKDVLAAMSRPSFLYLAALGLSALLFGGGLLLWGRQIALGMGVAGINNPVGWGVYIANFVFWVGIAHSGTLISAVLFIFRARFRTSFNRTAEAMTIFALMVAGLFPLIHLGRVWRFYYLLPYPNQRQLWVNFRSPLVWDVFAVSTYMLVSLIFFYVGIIPDLAVTARRKGGFVGSIYRVLSLGWTGEARQWHQYAKLSLFLAAFATPLVASVHSIVSWDFAVSIVPGWHTTIFAPYFVAGAIFSGTAMVLTLVIPMRRLLKLERYIPVDHIEAIAKILLLTSLIVTFAYIVEQGLAYYHGNPFEMEQFTFRALGHYRVLFWAMVFCNSLLPLTLFIGRLRRNLVFLFVLSLFVNVGMWLERFVIVVASLARDFDPYAWGNYTPSLTEIGITAASFGLFSMVFLLFVKTLPVLSITELKER, encoded by the coding sequence ATGAACGATTCGAGCACCCCTGCTCTTGAAGTGGAAAAGGATGTTTTGGCGGCCATGAGCCGTCCCAGCTTCCTCTATCTGGCGGCCCTCGGCCTGAGCGCCCTGCTTTTCGGCGGAGGACTGCTGCTGTGGGGCCGTCAGATCGCCCTCGGCATGGGTGTAGCCGGGATCAACAATCCCGTCGGTTGGGGAGTCTACATCGCCAACTTTGTCTTCTGGGTGGGAATCGCCCACAGCGGAACGCTGATTTCAGCGGTCCTGTTTATTTTCCGGGCCCGGTTCCGCACCAGCTTCAACCGCACGGCCGAGGCGATGACCATCTTTGCCCTGATGGTTGCCGGACTGTTTCCCCTCATCCATCTCGGACGGGTCTGGCGCTTCTACTACCTGCTCCCCTATCCCAACCAGCGCCAGCTCTGGGTCAATTTCCGCTCGCCGCTGGTCTGGGACGTGTTCGCCGTCTCCACCTACATGCTTGTCAGCCTGATCTTTTTTTATGTCGGCATCATCCCCGACCTGGCCGTCACCGCCCGGCGCAAAGGGGGATTCGTCGGCTCCATCTACCGCGTGCTGTCCCTCGGCTGGACGGGCGAAGCCCGTCAATGGCATCAATATGCCAAGCTTAGCCTCTTCCTGGCGGCCTTCGCCACCCCGCTGGTGGCTTCGGTGCACTCCATCGTCTCCTGGGATTTCGCCGTCAGCATCGTCCCCGGCTGGCACACCACCATTTTTGCGCCCTATTTCGTGGCCGGAGCCATTTTTTCCGGCACCGCCATGGTGCTCACCCTGGTCATTCCGATGCGGCGACTGCTGAAATTGGAACGCTACATCCCCGTCGACCACATCGAGGCAATCGCCAAGATTCTGCTGCTGACATCCCTGATCGTCACCTTCGCCTATATTGTCGAGCAGGGACTGGCCTACTACCACGGCAACCCGTTCGAAATGGAGCAGTTCACGTTCCGGGCCCTGGGTCACTACCGGGTCCTGTTCTGGGCCATGGTGTTCTGCAATTCCCTGCTGCCCCTGACCCTGTTCATCGGCCGCCTGAGGCGCAATCTCGTCTTTCTCTTCGTGCTTTCGCTCTTTGTCAACGTGGGGATGTGGCTCGAGCGCTTCGTGATCGTGGTGGCCTCCCTGGCCCGGGATTTCGATCCCTACGCCTGGGGCAACTATACCCCGTCCCTGACGGAAATCGGCATCACCGCCGCCTCCTTCGGGCTGTTCTCTATGGTCTTTCTGCTGTTCGTCAAAACCCTGCCGGTGCTCTCCATCACCGAACTGAAGGAGCGTTGA
- a CDS encoding MoxR family ATPase encodes MEAPVTVKPSLAIAILKSGLSVNVPMFLWGPPGIGKSQIVAQVAAALELPLIDIRAVLLDPVDLRGVPSVEGGVTRWNPPNFLPTEGEGVLFLDELSQAPESVQSSLLQLVLDRKLGEYCLPPGWRILAAGNRVTDGTFSRKISKALGSRFATHLELAVDLDEWCAWAIDNQVPSEVIGFLRLRPDLLHYFDAKAQGNSFPCPRVWANVGQFLGKLPMEAELPFFAGALGFGPAAEFTSFLEIYRDLPDIDSILLDPDQSDVPQEPSVLYALCGAMTRKITSDNISPAFRYMRRLPTEFQVVWLRDALKADPKLAGTQEFGQWARDKGDLLL; translated from the coding sequence ATGGAAGCACCGGTAACCGTCAAACCTTCACTGGCCATCGCGATCCTGAAAAGCGGGCTGAGCGTCAATGTGCCCATGTTTCTCTGGGGGCCTCCCGGGATCGGCAAGTCGCAGATCGTGGCCCAGGTTGCGGCCGCCCTCGAGCTGCCGCTGATCGATATCCGCGCCGTGCTGCTCGACCCGGTCGACCTGCGCGGCGTACCTTCCGTTGAAGGTGGGGTCACCCGCTGGAACCCGCCCAACTTCCTGCCCACCGAAGGGGAAGGAGTTCTGTTTCTGGATGAGCTGTCCCAGGCGCCCGAGTCGGTGCAGAGCTCCCTGCTGCAGCTGGTTCTCGACCGCAAGCTCGGGGAGTACTGCCTGCCGCCAGGGTGGAGAATCCTGGCAGCGGGCAACCGGGTAACGGACGGCACCTTCAGCCGCAAGATCAGCAAGGCCCTCGGGTCCCGTTTCGCCACGCACCTGGAACTGGCTGTCGATCTCGACGAGTGGTGCGCCTGGGCGATCGACAACCAGGTCCCCTCTGAAGTCATCGGCTTTTTGCGCCTGCGGCCCGATCTGCTGCATTATTTCGATGCCAAAGCCCAAGGCAATTCCTTCCCCTGCCCGCGGGTCTGGGCCAATGTCGGTCAGTTTCTGGGCAAACTGCCCATGGAAGCGGAGCTGCCCTTTTTCGCCGGTGCCCTCGGATTCGGGCCGGCCGCCGAATTCACCTCTTTTCTGGAAATCTATCGCGACCTGCCGGACATCGATTCCATTCTGCTCGATCCGGACCAGTCAGACGTCCCGCAGGAGCCTTCGGTCCTCTATGCCCTCTGCGGAGCCATGACCCGCAAGATTACCTCGGACAACATTTCGCCGGCTTTCCGCTACATGCGGCGCCTGCCTACGGAATTCCAGGTGGTCTGGCTGAGGGATGCCCTGAAAGCCGATCCGAAACTGGCCGGAACCCAGGAATTCGGCCAATGGGCCAGGGACAAGGGCGACCTGCTGCTGTGA
- a CDS encoding quinol:electron acceptor oxidoreductase subunit ActD produces MAVRLVFNQKAEFIEELRSLLAKGIDPQRLRVRTPYHVHEAEELLFDRPGNLRYFALFGALGGFGGGFALAALTSLDWPIVTGGKPIVSVPPFLLIGYLMTILFGSLISFVGFLLLTRLPNTRVLEEKDEFEEQFVIILQDEVSS; encoded by the coding sequence ATGGCCGTGCGGCTGGTTTTCAATCAAAAGGCCGAATTCATCGAAGAGCTCCGTTCGCTTCTCGCCAAAGGGATCGATCCCCAGAGGCTGCGCGTCCGCACCCCCTACCATGTTCACGAGGCGGAAGAGCTCCTTTTTGACCGACCCGGCAACCTGCGCTATTTCGCCCTGTTCGGCGCTTTGGGCGGCTTCGGCGGCGGTTTCGCCCTGGCGGCCCTGACCTCCCTGGACTGGCCGATCGTCACCGGCGGCAAACCGATCGTGTCGGTGCCGCCCTTTCTGCTCATCGGCTATCTCATGACCATTCTCTTCGGCTCTCTGATCTCCTTCGTCGGCTTCCTGCTGCTGACCCGGTTGCCCAACACCCGGGTGCTGGAAGAGAAGGACGAGTTCGAGGAACAGTTCGTCATCATCCTGCAGGACGAGGTGTCATCATGA
- a CDS encoding DUF6632 domain-containing protein — MEREKRLRSLSIALYALGAFFIAGVYLMMMWIWPSGWGWMPRQPEYEWMILGVYATLGVFLMRAAKDPLAHASLIWFTIWSSIVHGGIMLVQALADPTERANLLGDVPALFLVAIVLWVLMPRKAVTTDEKISR; from the coding sequence ATGGAACGGGAAAAGAGGTTGAGATCCCTGTCGATTGCCCTCTATGCCCTTGGCGCTTTTTTCATCGCGGGAGTCTACCTGATGATGATGTGGATCTGGCCGTCCGGTTGGGGCTGGATGCCGCGGCAGCCCGAGTACGAATGGATGATCCTGGGCGTCTACGCCACCCTGGGAGTTTTCCTGATGCGGGCGGCCAAAGATCCCTTGGCGCATGCCAGCCTCATCTGGTTCACCATCTGGTCCAGCATCGTTCATGGGGGCATCATGCTGGTCCAGGCGCTAGCCGATCCGACGGAGCGGGCCAACCTGCTGGGCGATGTGCCCGCCCTGTTCCTGGTGGCCATTGTTTTGTGGGTCCTGATGCCACGAAAGGCCGTCACCACCGATGAAAAAATCTCTCGTTGA
- a CDS encoding VWA-like domain-containing protein, which translates to MKKSAKLDKAIARMVLDHPFFATLLLRLKLREDRDIKTASTDGRQIRYNPGFIDKLTIDQTVFVLAHLVMHVAHFHPLRRGARNPGRFNQAGDYAINGILKDAGLSLLPSAYYHKAFENLSAEQIYDRLPSGSGSEDERVERESEEDLKENDDPGGCGGFEDAKTEYGKSMTKAERQREEAEITVAIQQAAQAARAQGKLPRGIERLVTELVHPVLDWREMLRSFIDHTARNDYSWRHPNRRHIAAGIYLPSFRSSGLRPLVLAIDTSGSIGQRELNQFQAELNDILESYPSTVNVVYCDSQISDTQSISPDDFPLQLKGSGCGTTDLCPPFEWAMENVPDAGCVIYLTDLMGPTPEIDPGIPTLWVSTTKDQDLPASYQPRFGRIATLVLEPE; encoded by the coding sequence ATGAAAAAATCGGCCAAACTCGACAAAGCCATCGCCAGAATGGTGCTCGATCATCCGTTTTTCGCCACCCTGCTGCTGCGCCTGAAACTGCGGGAGGACAGGGACATCAAAACGGCCAGCACCGATGGCAGGCAGATCCGGTACAATCCGGGTTTCATCGACAAGCTGACCATCGACCAGACCGTGTTCGTGCTCGCCCATCTGGTCATGCACGTGGCTCATTTCCACCCCCTGCGCCGCGGCGCGCGAAACCCCGGCCGCTTCAACCAGGCGGGCGACTACGCCATCAACGGCATCCTCAAGGACGCCGGCCTCAGCCTTCTGCCTTCGGCCTATTATCACAAAGCCTTTGAAAATCTGTCCGCCGAACAGATCTATGACCGGCTGCCCAGCGGATCGGGCAGTGAGGATGAGCGGGTCGAAAGGGAGAGCGAGGAGGATCTCAAGGAGAACGACGATCCCGGCGGCTGCGGCGGGTTCGAGGATGCCAAGACCGAGTACGGCAAATCGATGACCAAGGCCGAAAGGCAGCGCGAGGAAGCCGAAATTACCGTGGCCATCCAGCAGGCGGCCCAGGCCGCCCGGGCCCAGGGAAAGCTGCCGCGGGGCATCGAACGGCTGGTGACGGAACTGGTTCACCCGGTGCTCGACTGGCGGGAAATGCTGCGAAGTTTCATCGATCACACGGCACGGAACGATTATTCCTGGCGCCATCCCAACAGACGTCATATTGCCGCCGGAATCTACCTGCCCAGTTTCCGGTCCAGCGGCCTCAGGCCTCTGGTTCTGGCCATCGATACCTCCGGTTCCATCGGGCAGCGGGAGCTCAACCAGTTTCAGGCCGAGCTGAACGATATACTGGAGAGCTATCCCTCCACGGTCAACGTGGTCTACTGCGACAGCCAGATCTCAGACACCCAGTCCATCTCCCCGGACGATTTTCCCCTGCAGTTGAAGGGGTCCGGCTGTGGGACCACCGACCTTTGTCCGCCCTTTGAATGGGCGATGGAAAACGTACCGGATGCCGGCTGCGTCATCTACCTCACCGACCTGATGGGCCCGACCCCCGAGATCGACCCCGGCATCCCCACGCTCTGGGTCAGCACCACCAAGGATCAGGATCTGCCGGCCAGCTATCAGCCCCGATTCGGCAGGATAGCCACTCTGGTACTTGAACCGGAATAA
- a CDS encoding trypsin-like peptidase domain-containing protein translates to MLCPKCGYEQEDTEICQACGLVFAKHAKRQEMLQNMEVKAPPDKKSSTGKTWLLLVVTLIVGLSAGKWFWTSGLDNRTEKEQKIPLGRDLPLESPETFASQAVDKALAPLNTPPETGTLQTVASPLAQARAATVHIKTPWGSGSGFLVDEWGHVVTNRHVVDFDHDRLTELRERIGKLESALKIEKKNLSRMEDEVAKLADADRRRQYELVLEHRKAELKKYQDLYDQLETQRRNIAYYSPVNDVRVVTAEGGEYGISSVSLSDRFDLALLSLQARPAAASSPMVPNFQRLRQGDKVYTIGSPYGLQQTVTSGIVSGYRQHREGVVIQTDAPINPGNSGGPLVDHEGRVLGVNTMILQDTQGIGFAIAIQHVWDEFSSSISD, encoded by the coding sequence ATGCTATGTCCCAAGTGCGGATATGAGCAGGAGGATACTGAAATCTGTCAGGCTTGCGGACTGGTTTTCGCCAAACACGCAAAACGTCAGGAAATGCTTCAGAACATGGAGGTAAAGGCTCCTCCGGACAAAAAAAGTTCCACGGGAAAAACCTGGCTGCTGCTCGTGGTGACCCTGATTGTCGGTCTATCGGCCGGCAAGTGGTTCTGGACCAGTGGATTGGACAACCGGACTGAAAAAGAGCAGAAAATCCCCTTGGGAAGAGACCTCCCTCTCGAGTCTCCGGAAACCTTTGCGTCCCAAGCCGTCGACAAGGCATTGGCGCCCTTGAACACCCCGCCGGAGACGGGAACCCTCCAAACCGTCGCATCTCCCCTCGCCCAGGCCCGTGCCGCCACCGTTCATATCAAGACGCCCTGGGGCAGCGGATCCGGTTTTCTTGTCGATGAATGGGGGCATGTCGTGACCAATCGCCATGTGGTGGATTTCGATCATGACCGGCTGACCGAGCTGCGGGAAAGGATCGGCAAGTTGGAATCGGCGCTGAAAATCGAAAAGAAAAACCTGTCCCGCATGGAAGATGAGGTGGCGAAGCTGGCCGATGCCGACAGACGCAGGCAGTACGAGCTGGTTCTCGAACACCGGAAAGCCGAGTTGAAAAAGTACCAGGATCTGTACGACCAGTTGGAGACGCAACGGCGCAACATCGCCTACTATTCGCCCGTCAATGATGTCAGGGTGGTAACGGCGGAAGGCGGGGAATACGGAATCAGCTCAGTTTCCCTCAGCGACAGATTCGATCTGGCCCTGCTGTCCCTGCAGGCCAGGCCGGCGGCAGCCTCCAGTCCCATGGTACCCAATTTTCAACGCCTGCGTCAGGGGGATAAGGTTTATACCATCGGCAGCCCTTACGGTCTGCAGCAGACGGTGACCAGCGGCATCGTTTCCGGCTACCGGCAACACCGGGAGGGCGTGGTGATCCAGACCGATGCTCCCATCAATCCGGGAAACAGCGGCGGCCCCCTGGTGGACCATGAGGGACGCGTCCTCGGCGTCAACACCATGATCCTTCAGGACACCCAGGGGATCGGATTCGCCATCGCCATCCAGCATGTCTGGGACGAATTCTCCTCCAGCATAAGCGACTGA
- a CDS encoding polysaccharide pyruvyl transferase family protein: protein MGFRIGISGSYGGMNLGDEAILMAILGELRRTLNPEVVVFSDNSADTEKRHKVRALSLSEAHKDDVLRELEKLDLFVVGGGGILFDGFAEKVLRDANWAMERGVPVMIYAVSAGPLNNPETRKLVVRTLNSVDIITVRESGAKKLLNDLGVDRSIEVTADPAFLLEPSEFTTDMLKGEGVDPERPLIGFSVREPGPAAPELDVDHYHAILANTADFMIERFGAQILFIPMEFAQNHDPRHSHGVISKMANVQRAGVLKGKYDSAQILGLIGHTAFVVGMRLHILIFAAVRHVPFAPLPYAAKVSGVLADMQLPMPPLSELNTGKLCAFLDRSWDTRGQIARKLQKTIPGVQEKARQTNRILCDFLSAKDSGRQ, encoded by the coding sequence ATGGGCTTTCGCATCGGAATATCAGGCAGTTACGGAGGCATGAATCTGGGGGACGAAGCGATCCTGATGGCAATCCTCGGGGAGCTGCGGAGAACTCTCAACCCCGAGGTCGTGGTTTTTTCGGATAATTCGGCAGACACGGAAAAACGGCATAAAGTGCGGGCCCTGTCCCTGTCCGAGGCGCACAAGGACGATGTTCTGAGGGAATTGGAGAAGCTCGACCTGTTCGTCGTGGGCGGAGGGGGCATTCTTTTCGACGGCTTTGCCGAAAAAGTGTTGCGGGATGCCAACTGGGCCATGGAGCGGGGGGTGCCGGTGATGATCTATGCCGTCAGCGCGGGGCCCCTGAATAATCCGGAAACCCGCAAGCTGGTGGTGAGGACTCTCAACAGCGTGGATATCATCACGGTTCGGGAGAGCGGGGCCAAGAAGTTGCTGAACGACCTGGGCGTCGACCGCAGCATCGAGGTAACCGCCGATCCGGCTTTTTTGCTCGAGCCCAGTGAATTCACCACAGATATGCTGAAAGGGGAAGGCGTTGATCCTGAACGGCCACTGATCGGCTTCTCTGTGCGGGAGCCCGGTCCGGCCGCCCCTGAACTCGACGTGGACCATTACCACGCCATCCTCGCCAATACCGCCGATTTCATGATCGAACGATTCGGCGCACAGATCCTGTTCATCCCCATGGAATTCGCCCAGAACCATGATCCCCGGCACTCGCACGGGGTCATATCAAAAATGGCGAATGTGCAGCGGGCCGGGGTGCTCAAGGGGAAATACGATTCCGCCCAGATCCTGGGATTGATCGGACATACCGCCTTCGTGGTCGGCATGCGGCTGCATATCCTGATTTTCGCCGCTGTCCGGCACGTGCCTTTCGCGCCCCTTCCCTATGCGGCAAAAGTCTCCGGCGTTCTGGCCGACATGCAGCTGCCGATGCCGCCCCTCTCAGAGCTGAACACCGGAAAACTCTGCGCCTTTCTGGATCGCTCCTGGGATACCCGAGGGCAGATCGCCAGGAAGCTGCAGAAGACCATTCCGGGGGTTCAGGAAAAGGCGCGACAAACCAACCGGATCCTCTGTGATTTCCTGTCGGCAAAAGACTCCGGGAGACAATAG
- a CDS encoding FAD-dependent oxidoreductase: MATLARPEDAKTVEIPARRAIVAADTEVLVVGGGPAGLGAALGAAGTGAEVLLVERYGFLGGNATAALVMPLVSFYTQTQAPAPQSPLTLFPGDHGQGDPVIAGALRMFLERLVRAGGAIPPSLKTGYTVPFDPEIFKWIAMEMVAEAGVRLLFHSFASDVLLENGRIRGVVFETKSGPLVILARTVVDCTGDGDIAARAGAPFEVGRPEDGLVQPMTLMFRMAEFQRAAFEAYVTEHSDQWRGVYGLWDLIGRAAAAGDLSLPRENILFFATPHERELVVNSTRVIHVLGTEVWDLSYAEWESRRQMRQIVSFFRKYVPGFAESYALQSGVQVGVRETRRIRGEYRLTEDDLLRVRKFPDVIARGTYPLDIHSPDGKGTVLKRLPPGEAYDIPLRSLLPLEVEALLVAGRCISGSHGAHSSYRAMPISMATGQAAGVAAALAAKRGTFPRQLSAETVQTELLRQGADLGDSERISDLKNNR; the protein is encoded by the coding sequence ATGGCGACCCTTGCCAGACCCGAAGATGCAAAAACGGTGGAAATACCGGCCCGCCGGGCCATCGTCGCGGCGGACACCGAGGTGCTGGTGGTGGGCGGAGGCCCGGCCGGTCTGGGTGCCGCTCTCGGAGCGGCGGGAACCGGTGCGGAGGTCCTTCTGGTCGAGCGCTACGGATTTCTCGGCGGCAACGCGACCGCCGCTCTTGTCATGCCCCTGGTGTCCTTTTATACCCAGACCCAAGCTCCGGCTCCACAAAGCCCACTGACCCTGTTCCCCGGAGATCACGGCCAGGGAGATCCGGTCATCGCCGGAGCTTTACGGATGTTTCTGGAGCGTCTGGTCCGGGCGGGGGGCGCCATTCCGCCGTCTTTAAAAACCGGCTACACGGTTCCCTTCGATCCGGAAATCTTCAAATGGATTGCGATGGAGATGGTGGCCGAAGCCGGCGTGCGGCTGCTGTTCCACTCCTTTGCCAGCGACGTGCTCCTGGAAAACGGCCGGATCAGGGGAGTGGTGTTCGAGACCAAATCGGGTCCCCTGGTCATTCTGGCCCGAACGGTGGTCGATTGCACCGGCGATGGGGACATCGCAGCGAGGGCCGGGGCGCCCTTCGAAGTCGGGCGGCCCGAGGATGGTCTGGTCCAGCCCATGACCCTGATGTTTCGCATGGCGGAATTCCAGCGTGCCGCCTTTGAAGCCTATGTGACAGAGCACTCGGATCAGTGGCGTGGCGTCTACGGGCTTTGGGATCTGATCGGACGGGCTGCGGCTGCGGGAGATCTTTCCCTGCCGCGGGAGAACATCCTGTTTTTTGCGACCCCCCATGAGCGGGAACTGGTCGTCAATTCCACCCGCGTCATCCACGTGCTGGGCACCGAGGTCTGGGATCTGTCCTATGCCGAATGGGAAAGCCGGCGGCAGATGCGGCAGATTGTCAGCTTTTTTCGAAAATACGTGCCGGGGTTTGCCGAATCTTACGCCCTGCAGAGTGGGGTCCAGGTGGGAGTACGGGAAACAAGGCGCATCCGTGGAGAATACCGGTTGACGGAGGACGATCTTTTGAGGGTGCGCAAATTCCCTGATGTGATCGCCCGGGGCACCTACCCCCTCGACATTCACAGTCCGGATGGCAAAGGTACGGTTCTGAAACGCTTACCCCCGGGAGAGGCTTACGACATTCCCCTGCGCAGTCTGCTGCCCCTGGAGGTCGAGGCTTTGCTCGTCGCCGGACGGTGCATATCGGGGTCTCATGGTGCCCACTCTTCCTACCGTGCCATGCCCATCAGTATGGCCACCGGACAGGCCGCCGGGGTTGCGGCCGCACTGGCAGCCAAACGAGGAACGTTTCCACGGCAGCTGTCAGCGGAAACTGTTCAAACAGAACTGCTGCGCCAGGGGGCCGATCTCGGGGATTCCGAGCGAATCAGTGACCTGAAAAACAACAGATGA